One segment of Niabella beijingensis DNA contains the following:
- a CDS encoding acyl-CoA dehydrogenase family protein: protein MDFQLSEEQKMIQQAARDFANQECLPGVIERDEQQKFPKEQIEKLADLGFMGMMVKPEYGGAGLDTISYVLAMEEISKVDASVSVCMSVNNSLVCYGLQEFGTEEQKQKYLVPLAQGKKDGQLYIGAFLLSEPEAGSDATSQQTTAEDKGDHYILNGTKNWITNGSSASVYLVIAQTDRSKGSKGINAFIVEKSWPGVTVAAKENKLGIRGSDTHTILLSDVKVPKGNRIGEDGFGFKFAMKTLAGGRIGIASQALGIAGGAFERARNYAKTRKSFGTEIMNHQVIAFKLADMALKIEAARLLCLKAAWEKDQHLNYDISSSMAKLYASETAMWAAVEAVQVHGGYGFVKEYHVERLMRDAKITQIYEGTSEVQRIVISRGILK, encoded by the coding sequence ATGGATTTTCAATTGTCAGAAGAGCAAAAAATGATTCAGCAGGCCGCCCGGGATTTTGCCAACCAGGAATGCCTTCCGGGGGTGATCGAACGCGATGAGCAACAGAAATTTCCTAAGGAGCAGATCGAGAAACTGGCCGACCTCGGCTTTATGGGCATGATGGTAAAGCCGGAATACGGAGGTGCGGGGCTGGATACGATCAGTTATGTGCTGGCAATGGAGGAGATCTCAAAAGTGGATGCCAGCGTAAGTGTTTGCATGAGTGTGAACAACAGCCTGGTTTGCTATGGGTTGCAGGAATTTGGCACGGAAGAACAGAAACAAAAATACCTGGTGCCCCTGGCGCAGGGGAAAAAAGACGGGCAGCTTTATATCGGGGCTTTTTTACTGAGTGAGCCGGAAGCAGGCAGCGACGCCACTTCCCAGCAAACCACGGCGGAAGATAAAGGCGATCATTATATTTTGAACGGCACCAAGAACTGGATCACCAATGGCAGCAGCGCTTCCGTTTACCTGGTGATTGCCCAGACCGACCGGTCGAAGGGCTCCAAAGGGATCAATGCGTTCATCGTGGAAAAAAGCTGGCCGGGTGTTACGGTGGCTGCAAAAGAAAATAAGCTGGGCATCCGGGGAAGTGATACCCATACGATCCTTTTATCGGATGTAAAAGTACCAAAGGGAAACCGGATCGGGGAGGATGGCTTTGGATTTAAGTTTGCGATGAAAACACTGGCCGGAGGCCGCATTGGTATTGCCTCCCAGGCCCTGGGCATCGCGGGCGGTGCGTTTGAACGGGCAAGGAATTATGCGAAAACGCGGAAATCCTTTGGCACGGAAATTATGAACCACCAGGTAATTGCCTTTAAGCTGGCGGATATGGCGCTGAAAATTGAAGCAGCGCGCCTGTTGTGTTTGAAAGCGGCCTGGGAAAAAGATCAGCACCTGAATTATGATATCAGTTCGTCGATGGCAAAACTCTATGCTTCTGAGACTGCGATGTGGGCAGCCGTGGAAGCCGTGCAGGTGCATGGCGGGTATGGTTTTGTAAAGGAATACCATGTGGAGCGGCTGATGCGTGATGCCAAGATCACCCAGATCTATGAAGGCACCAGCGAGGTGCAGCGGATCGTGATCAGCAGGGGGATCCTGAAGTAG
- a CDS encoding acyl-CoA mutase large subunit family protein, whose translation MEEKKIYTDSDIPVNTLYTADDAPQQEQELPGKFPFTRGIQPDMYRGRLWTMRQYAGFSTAAESNKRYHYLLSQGVMGLSVAFDLPTQIGYDSDHPLAEGEVGKVGVAIDSIEDMAELFNGIRLEEVSTSMTINATAFILLALYVAQAKTQGADLSKISGTIQNDILKEYAARGTYRYPPKPSMRIITDIFEWCSKELPKWNTISISGYHIREAGSTAAQEIAFTLSNGKAYVKAALEKGLDINVFGKRLSFFFNAHNNLFEEVAKFRAARRMWARIMKDLGATDPKAQMLRFHTQTGGSTLTAQQPQNNISRVTIQTLAAVLGGTQSLHTNGFDEALSLPTEEAARIALRTQQIVAFESGVVDTVDPLAGSYFVEALTSEMEQKAQALIDQIDAMGGSIAAIEEGFMQDAIARSAYEYQQKIEAGEKVIVGVNRFQAEETNTTPIFKVDDSIGALQKQKLEQLRNNRNQAQCDKLLSALRSKASGTENIMPSVIEAVEAKCTLGEIAGTLVEVFGEY comes from the coding sequence ATGGAAGAAAAAAAAATCTATACAGACAGCGACATACCGGTAAACACCCTGTACACGGCTGATGACGCACCGCAACAGGAGCAGGAGCTGCCGGGAAAATTCCCGTTTACCCGCGGAATACAACCCGATATGTACCGCGGCCGGCTATGGACCATGCGCCAGTATGCCGGCTTCAGCACAGCCGCAGAAAGCAATAAACGGTATCATTATTTATTGTCGCAGGGCGTAATGGGATTAAGCGTGGCCTTTGATCTCCCCACGCAGATCGGTTACGACAGCGACCATCCCCTCGCAGAAGGCGAGGTGGGAAAAGTAGGTGTGGCCATCGACAGTATTGAAGATATGGCAGAGCTGTTCAACGGCATCCGGCTGGAAGAAGTATCTACCAGCATGACCATTAACGCTACTGCTTTTATTTTGCTGGCCCTGTATGTGGCGCAGGCAAAGACCCAGGGGGCTGACCTGTCAAAAATATCCGGCACCATCCAGAACGATATTCTGAAAGAATATGCCGCAAGAGGCACTTATCGCTATCCGCCCAAACCTTCCATGCGGATCATCACCGATATCTTTGAATGGTGTTCAAAAGAACTGCCCAAATGGAATACCATTTCCATCAGCGGTTATCACATCCGCGAAGCCGGCAGTACCGCAGCACAGGAAATCGCATTCACGTTAAGCAATGGAAAAGCGTATGTAAAAGCTGCACTGGAAAAGGGGTTGGACATCAATGTATTCGGCAAGCGGCTTTCCTTCTTTTTTAATGCGCACAACAACCTGTTTGAAGAAGTGGCCAAGTTCCGCGCGGCGCGCCGGATGTGGGCCCGGATCATGAAAGACCTGGGGGCTACCGATCCCAAGGCGCAGATGCTGCGCTTTCACACACAAACCGGTGGCAGCACCCTTACCGCCCAGCAACCGCAAAACAACATCTCAAGGGTAACGATACAAACACTGGCCGCCGTGCTGGGTGGCACTCAGTCGCTGCATACCAATGGCTTTGATGAAGCATTAAGCCTGCCCACCGAAGAAGCAGCACGCATCGCCCTGCGGACGCAACAGATCGTTGCTTTCGAAAGTGGTGTGGTGGATACCGTCGATCCCCTGGCAGGCTCCTATTTTGTAGAAGCACTTACCAGCGAAATGGAACAAAAAGCACAGGCCCTCATCGATCAGATCGACGCCATGGGCGGCAGCATTGCAGCCATCGAAGAAGGTTTTATGCAGGACGCCATCGCACGCAGTGCCTACGAATACCAGCAGAAAATTGAAGCCGGTGAGAAGGTCATTGTAGGGGTTAACCGATTCCAGGCAGAAGAAACAAATACCACCCCGATATTTAAGGTCGATGACAGTATTGGTGCCCTGCAAAAACAAAAACTGGAACAGCTGCGTAATAACCGCAACCAGGCGCAATGCGATAAGCTCCTGTCCGCCCTCCGGTCAAAAGCTTCCGGAACGGAAAACATCATGCCGTCAGTGATCGAAGCCGTTGAAGCAAAATGTACGCTCGGAGAAATTGCTGGCACACTGGTGGAAGTATTTGGAGAATATTAA
- a CDS encoding RagB/SusD family nutrient uptake outer membrane protein, which translates to MKRILLYICLVLLVTSCKKGFLDRDPLDAYNNDQLWKSENDVVAALNGCYNGWESAQNIYYMDCASDNAYGQYPWEGYTALGNGTVTPSDGDAATRWNFGVVQKCNWFLANIDQYPGTLERKDQYKSEARFLRAYQFFIMSQLYGDVPLVLKNITTDEANKMNRDKKADVVAFVLKELGEAAAALPATYDNASKGRITKGAALSLKARVELYNGNYQDAVTDYQAVMELGYKLYPSYADLFRIGNENNSEVILDVQYITDKYNNTQVGVMPSNGAGGWSSIDPLQELVDAYEMKNGKTITETGSGYNANNPYANRDPRLTTTIQCSGQPSYNGGFFNSLDAAIGGNANADYYLANNNTSPTGYVVRKYISNLAELGSDMWNTGLNVIVIRYAEVLLGYAEAKIELGQTDNSVYDAIDLVRQRAGLPKTDRAAYGSPAALRTLVRRERRVELAMEGLRFFDVQRWKIGPAVMNKAVYGTRPGSVNMTTGVITFSSANYTRVENRFFADKNYLWPIPQKDVDVHHDPSYQNPGY; encoded by the coding sequence ATGAAAAGAATTCTTTTATATATATGTTTGGTGTTGCTGGTAACATCCTGTAAAAAAGGCTTTTTGGACCGGGATCCCCTTGATGCCTATAATAATGACCAGTTGTGGAAAAGCGAGAATGATGTAGTTGCAGCTCTGAACGGATGTTACAACGGGTGGGAATCTGCACAGAATATCTACTACATGGATTGTGCTTCTGATAACGCCTATGGTCAGTACCCCTGGGAAGGGTATACGGCCCTTGGAAACGGAACGGTAACACCGTCTGACGGGGATGCTGCCACAAGATGGAACTTCGGTGTGGTGCAGAAATGCAACTGGTTCCTGGCCAACATCGACCAGTATCCCGGCACGCTCGAACGGAAAGATCAGTATAAGTCTGAAGCGCGCTTTCTGCGGGCTTACCAGTTTTTTATTATGAGCCAGTTGTACGGAGATGTGCCATTGGTTTTAAAAAATATAACCACAGATGAGGCCAACAAAATGAACCGGGATAAAAAGGCGGATGTGGTGGCATTCGTATTGAAGGAACTGGGTGAAGCTGCTGCTGCGCTTCCCGCCACCTATGATAATGCCAGCAAAGGACGCATCACAAAAGGCGCGGCCCTGTCGCTGAAAGCACGGGTGGAATTGTATAACGGAAACTACCAGGATGCGGTAACGGATTATCAGGCGGTGATGGAACTGGGGTATAAGCTGTATCCCAGCTATGCAGACCTGTTCCGGATCGGGAATGAAAACAATTCGGAAGTAATACTGGATGTGCAGTACATTACGGATAAATATAATAATACACAGGTCGGAGTAATGCCTTCCAATGGTGCGGGCGGCTGGAGCTCCATCGACCCGTTGCAGGAACTGGTGGATGCTTATGAAATGAAGAATGGCAAGACCATTACAGAAACAGGATCCGGCTATAATGCCAATAACCCTTATGCCAACCGTGATCCCCGGCTTACCACCACCATCCAATGCTCCGGTCAGCCTTCCTATAACGGCGGCTTTTTCAATAGTCTTGATGCGGCGATAGGTGGTAATGCCAATGCTGATTATTATCTCGCCAATAATAATACATCTCCCACGGGTTATGTTGTAAGAAAGTATATTTCCAACCTGGCGGAACTGGGCAGCGATATGTGGAATACCGGGCTGAACGTGATCGTGATCCGCTATGCCGAAGTATTACTGGGCTATGCGGAAGCCAAGATAGAGCTGGGACAGACCGACAACTCGGTATATGATGCGATTGACCTCGTACGCCAGCGGGCTGGTTTGCCTAAAACAGACCGGGCCGCTTACGGCAGTCCGGCGGCCCTGAGAACGCTTGTAAGAAGGGAACGCCGGGTGGAACTGGCGATGGAAGGGTTACGCTTTTTTGATGTGCAGCGATGGAAGATCGGTCCTGCTGTTATGAATAAGGCGGTTTACGGAACCCGTCCGGGCTCGGTGAATATGACGACCGGTGTTATCACCTTTTCGTCTGCCAACTATACCAGGGTGGAAAACCGCTTCTTTGCGGATAAGAATTATTTGTGGCCGATACCACAGAAAGATGTGGATGTGCACCATGATCCGTCGTACCAGAATCCGGGATATTAA
- a CDS encoding TonB-dependent receptor, which produces MEKSKRLFPKGERFPLRKMILIMKLSIFLLFTALQVSAVNYAQEKINLKADNVSIQEIFKKIEDQTRYRFFYSAADLPVAQKFSINIVNANISQTLSRLLNGTAIKWEVLNNSRVILSLSDGAAAGAVLLKPVTGTVQSDAGAPVAGASVKIKGTNRGTVTDAQGKFTIDVKEGEILEISAIGYTSTEITVGAAASVTATLVTETKQIDEVVVVGYGTQKKVNLTGAVAQVTSKQIENRPITNTTNALQGVMPGVVVIQNNGQPGKDVGTIRVRGIGTLNNSSPLVVVDGAISSMNAVNPNDIETISVLKDAAASAIYGSTAANGVVLITTKKGKKGQSAITYNGYVGKQKAVRLPDFLPSWQAASLYNQGLRNQGQAAAYTDEQIQKFKDGSDPYNYPNTDWLDLFYQGNGIQQNHYLSIAGGGDNTQYMFSLGYFDQNGIVENTNAQRYTSRLNLTSKISQRLSFNANLSYTYAPLQEPTNPYTRDFSQLFRQINRISPIVPYKDANGNYGYISDGSPMAWLENGGFNKQLNTSFQGIAGITYEPLAGLKIKPQLAYRATQNQNKLRIYDIQYYDAAGKPTKYQGPSELTDHWDNALFLSPQLTVDYSKQIDKHNFTALAGALTEYTKFSVDEAYRKNFLNNALNELNGGSSDGQRSTSGTPNTSYPGVPYELAKESFFGRITYNYDSRYLLEANLRYDGSSRFRKEDRWGAFPSFSAGWNISREAFFGNLSNVFSNLKLRASWGKLGNDYTVSDNGTLTYYPAIATISTEQDYTFNGVPAVGVAPVIGANPFITWEKISESNIGLDAGFLNNKLNITADYFIKSTDDILLNLPVSPIYGLTAPTANAGKVRNTGLEVGVDYQARVGEVSLGLNANAAFIKNRVMDLKDAGPIIDGYKITQTGLPINSFYGYLVDGIFQNQAEVDASAKLANTAPGDLKYRDISGPNGTPDGEISSYDRTYLGSYFPKISYGFTLDAGWKGFDVSAFFQGAGGVKGFVQGEVLGQISNSTGKPTSVWLDSWTPENTGAAYPRVLTTQTQNAAIQNPSSFWVRKADYLRFKNLQIGYSFSDQLLSRIGIKKLRIYYSGQNIATFTSFFKWVDPEAPAGERGYTYPQVKVNTIGVNVTF; this is translated from the coding sequence ATGGAAAAAAGTAAACGTCTTTTTCCAAAAGGGGAACGTTTTCCCCTGCGGAAAATGATCCTGATTATGAAACTATCGATCTTTTTGCTTTTCACTGCTTTACAGGTATCGGCTGTCAATTATGCACAGGAAAAAATAAACCTGAAGGCAGACAATGTAAGTATCCAGGAAATCTTTAAAAAAATAGAAGATCAGACCCGGTACCGTTTCTTTTACAGCGCCGCCGACCTGCCGGTTGCGCAGAAGTTCTCGATCAATATCGTGAATGCCAATATCAGTCAGACCCTTTCCCGGCTGCTGAACGGTACCGCTATCAAATGGGAGGTACTCAACAACAGCAGGGTCATTCTTTCGCTGTCGGATGGGGCTGCTGCCGGAGCTGTACTGCTGAAGCCGGTTACGGGTACCGTGCAGAGCGATGCCGGTGCACCGGTGGCCGGGGCTTCTGTTAAAATAAAAGGTACCAACAGGGGAACTGTAACAGATGCTCAGGGAAAATTTACCATTGATGTGAAAGAAGGGGAAATACTGGAGATATCAGCCATTGGGTATACCAGTACAGAAATAACGGTGGGCGCAGCTGCATCTGTGACTGCAACATTGGTAACGGAGACCAAACAGATTGATGAAGTGGTTGTAGTGGGATATGGAACACAGAAGAAAGTAAACCTTACCGGTGCCGTGGCACAGGTAACCTCCAAACAGATCGAGAACCGTCCCATTACCAATACCACCAATGCATTGCAGGGTGTGATGCCGGGCGTAGTAGTGATCCAGAATAACGGGCAGCCGGGTAAAGATGTTGGTACCATACGGGTACGGGGTATTGGTACATTGAACAACTCGAGTCCGCTGGTGGTAGTGGACGGGGCCATTTCCTCCATGAATGCCGTAAACCCGAATGATATTGAAACCATCTCGGTATTAAAAGACGCCGCAGCTTCGGCCATTTATGGTTCTACTGCTGCAAATGGTGTTGTTTTAATTACCACCAAAAAAGGCAAAAAAGGACAGTCCGCCATCACCTACAACGGCTATGTGGGAAAGCAAAAGGCGGTCCGGCTGCCGGATTTCCTGCCCTCCTGGCAGGCGGCAAGTTTATACAACCAGGGCTTGCGGAATCAGGGCCAGGCTGCTGCCTATACGGATGAGCAGATACAGAAATTCAAAGACGGTTCTGATCCCTACAACTATCCCAATACCGACTGGCTGGATCTTTTCTACCAGGGCAACGGGATCCAGCAGAATCATTATCTGTCAATAGCCGGCGGTGGTGATAATACCCAGTACATGTTCTCATTGGGCTATTTTGATCAGAACGGTATCGTGGAAAACACCAATGCACAACGCTATACCAGCCGTTTGAACCTGACCTCGAAGATCAGTCAGCGCCTCAGCTTTAATGCCAATCTTTCGTATACCTATGCGCCGTTGCAGGAGCCTACCAATCCGTATACAAGGGATTTCTCACAGCTTTTCCGCCAGATCAACCGCATATCGCCCATCGTACCGTATAAGGATGCGAACGGGAATTACGGGTATATCTCAGACGGTTCCCCGATGGCCTGGCTGGAAAATGGTGGTTTTAACAAACAGCTGAACACCTCATTCCAGGGCATTGCCGGTATTACCTACGAGCCGCTGGCTGGTCTGAAGATCAAGCCACAACTGGCTTACCGTGCTACACAGAACCAGAATAAATTAAGGATATACGATATCCAGTACTATGATGCAGCCGGCAAACCCACAAAATACCAGGGGCCCAGCGAGCTGACGGATCACTGGGACAATGCGCTCTTCCTGAGCCCGCAGCTGACCGTGGATTACAGCAAACAAATCGACAAACATAATTTCACCGCATTGGCAGGGGCACTTACAGAGTATACGAAGTTCTCTGTGGACGAAGCCTACCGTAAAAATTTTCTGAATAATGCATTGAATGAACTGAACGGGGGAAGCTCCGATGGGCAAAGATCAACGAGCGGTACACCGAACACTTCTTATCCCGGGGTCCCTTACGAACTGGCAAAAGAATCGTTCTTCGGAAGGATCACCTATAACTACGACAGCCGGTACCTCCTGGAGGCAAACCTTCGGTATGACGGATCGTCCCGGTTCCGGAAGGAAGACCGCTGGGGGGCTTTTCCTTCTTTCTCTGCGGGCTGGAATATCTCCAGGGAAGCATTTTTTGGCAATTTAAGCAATGTGTTTTCCAACCTGAAGCTGCGGGCTTCCTGGGGTAAACTGGGGAATGATTACACCGTAAGCGATAATGGTACCCTGACCTACTACCCGGCAATAGCCACCATCAGCACCGAACAGGATTATACTTTTAACGGGGTGCCTGCAGTGGGTGTGGCACCCGTTATCGGTGCCAACCCTTTTATCACCTGGGAAAAAATCAGCGAAAGCAATATCGGACTGGACGCCGGCTTTCTGAATAACAAGCTGAACATTACAGCCGACTATTTCATAAAGAGCACGGATGATATCCTGCTGAACCTGCCGGTTAGCCCGATCTACGGTTTAACTGCACCTACCGCAAATGCCGGTAAGGTGCGGAATACCGGACTGGAAGTAGGAGTGGATTATCAAGCCAGGGTCGGTGAGGTATCGCTGGGCCTTAATGCCAATGCCGCATTTATTAAGAACAGGGTGATGGATCTGAAAGATGCCGGTCCGATCATCGACGGATATAAGATCACGCAGACCGGATTACCCATCAACTCATTTTATGGATACCTGGTAGACGGGATCTTTCAGAACCAGGCAGAAGTGGATGCCAGTGCCAAACTGGCCAACACAGCGCCCGGTGATCTGAAATACCGCGACATCAGCGGTCCGAACGGAACACCGGACGGGGAGATCAGTTCCTATGACCGGACCTATCTGGGCAGTTATTTTCCAAAGATCTCCTATGGCTTTACACTGGATGCCGGATGGAAAGGGTTTGATGTGTCTGCTTTTTTCCAGGGGGCAGGTGGTGTAAAGGGTTTTGTGCAGGGCGAAGTGCTGGGGCAGATCTCCAACAGCACCGGCAAGCCTACGTCTGTATGGCTGGACAGCTGGACACCTGAGAATACCGGTGCCGCCTATCCGCGCGTGCTGACCACACAAACACAGAATGCGGCAATACAAAACCCTTCCTCTTTCTGGGTGCGGAAGGCGGATTACCTGCGGTTTAAAAATTTACAGATCGGTTATTCATTCAGTGATCAGTTATTGAGCCGGATCGGTATTAAAAAGCTGAGGATCTATTACAGCGGGCAGAATATCGCCACTTTCACCAGCTTCTTCAAATGGGTGGACCCTGAAGCGCCTGCGGGAGAAAGGGGATACACCTATCCCCAGGTAAAAGTGAATACGATCGGTGTGAACGTTACTTTTTAA